The Prevotella melaninogenica ATCC 25845 genome includes a window with the following:
- the nagB gene encoding glucosamine-6-phosphate deaminase: protein MRLIIEPNYEKLSKWAANYVIERINAAKNQDKPFVLGLPTGSSPEGMYAELVKAYKEGKVSFKNVVTFNMDEYVGLPESHPQSYHTFMAENLFNHIDCPKENIHILNGNAENLEAECQHYEEMIREAGGIDLFLGGIGPDGHIAFNEPGSSLRSRTRIKTLTSDTRIANSRFFDNDPNKVPVHALTVGVGTVMDAKEVLILVNGHNKAEALRAAVEGPLTQKWTISALQMHEHGIIVCDESATDKLTVETYKYFKDIEKENL, encoded by the coding sequence ATGAGATTAATCATAGAACCTAACTACGAAAAGTTATCTAAATGGGCAGCAAACTACGTTATTGAGCGTATTAATGCTGCTAAGAATCAAGACAAGCCTTTTGTACTCGGTTTGCCAACTGGTTCTTCACCAGAGGGCATGTATGCTGAGTTGGTAAAGGCTTATAAAGAAGGTAAGGTAAGCTTTAAGAATGTTGTTACATTCAACATGGATGAGTATGTTGGTTTACCAGAGAGTCACCCACAGAGCTATCACACCTTCATGGCTGAGAACCTCTTTAACCACATCGACTGTCCAAAGGAGAACATTCATATCTTGAATGGTAATGCAGAGAACCTCGAGGCAGAGTGTCAGCATTATGAGGAGATGATTCGTGAGGCAGGTGGTATCGACCTCTTCTTGGGTGGTATCGGTCCTGATGGACACATCGCATTCAACGAACCGGGTTCATCTCTCCGTTCACGTACTCGTATCAAGACATTGACATCAGATACACGTATTGCAAACTCACGTTTCTTTGACAATGATCCTAACAAGGTTCCAGTACATGCACTGACTGTAGGTGTTGGTACAGTAATGGATGCAAAGGAAGTGTTGATTCTTGTAAATGGTCACAACAAGGCAGAAGCTTTGCGTGCAGCTGTAGAAGGCCCACTCACACAGAAGTGGACTATCAGTGCTTTACAGATGCACGAGCATGGTATCATTGTTTGTGATGAAAGCGCAACAGACAAGTTAACTGTAGAAACATACAAATACTTTAAAGACATAGAAAAGGAGAACTTGTAA
- a CDS encoding glucosamine-6-phosphate deaminase, which translates to MKLNLSSQIVLNQIPEEFYRPATAIERSEITRFEKVPTDIFPTIEEGAIDIANHLEADIKKREQEGRKYVMGVGSGSSLTPIFHELIKRHQAGKLSFKNVVVFNAYEYFPLSEENVNRGINQLKERFLNHIDIDVENIFTPDGTIAQNDVQEHCRQYEQHIKELGGLDVILLGIGRMGNIATNEPGSSITSASRLILIDETSREEMKMSFGSQESVPPCSITMGVSTILSARKIFLTAWGEEKAEIIKKTVEGKVSDAIPASFLQTHNDAHVVIDLSAAAKLTRIQHPWLVASCKWTDKLVRSALVWLCQITGKPLLKLTNKDYNENGLSELLALYGSAYNANIKIFNDLQHTITGWPGGKPDADDTYRPERAKPFPKRVIVFSPHPDDDVISMGGTLRRLVQQGHDVHVAYETSGNIAVGDEEVVRFMHFINGFNQLFANEQDEVIKSKYKEIKEFLKNKKEGDIDSQDIRTIKGLIRRGEARTASTFNQIPLDHVHFLDLPFYESGKIEKLPMGEADVNIVRELITKVKPHQIYVAGDLADPHGTHRKCTDAVLAAVDLEKEAKAEWLKDCRVWMYRGAWAEWEIENIEMCVPISPEELRAKRNSILKHQSQMESAPFLGNDERLFWQRSEDRNRGTAKLYDDLGLACYEAMEAFVEYKF; encoded by the coding sequence ATGAAACTGAATTTAAGTTCACAGATTGTACTCAATCAAATACCTGAGGAGTTTTATCGTCCAGCAACAGCTATTGAACGCTCGGAGATAACACGTTTTGAGAAGGTTCCTACTGATATCTTCCCAACGATTGAAGAAGGAGCTATCGACATTGCTAACCACCTTGAGGCAGACATCAAGAAGAGAGAGCAGGAAGGAAGAAAGTATGTTATGGGCGTAGGCTCTGGTTCTTCCCTCACTCCTATCTTCCACGAACTTATCAAGCGTCATCAAGCTGGCAAGTTGAGTTTCAAGAATGTTGTTGTATTCAATGCATACGAGTACTTCCCACTGAGCGAAGAAAACGTAAATCGTGGTATCAATCAGCTCAAAGAGCGTTTCTTGAATCATATTGATATTGATGTAGAGAACATCTTTACACCAGATGGTACTATTGCTCAGAATGATGTACAGGAGCATTGCCGTCAGTACGAGCAGCATATTAAGGAATTAGGTGGTCTTGATGTTATCCTTTTGGGTATTGGCCGTATGGGTAATATCGCTACCAACGAGCCAGGTTCAAGCATTACATCTGCTTCTCGCCTTATCTTGATTGATGAGACATCACGTGAGGAGATGAAGATGAGCTTCGGTTCTCAGGAGTCAGTTCCTCCATGTTCTATCACTATGGGTGTTAGCACTATCCTCTCTGCACGTAAGATCTTCCTTACAGCATGGGGCGAAGAGAAAGCTGAAATTATCAAGAAGACTGTTGAGGGTAAAGTAAGTGATGCTATTCCAGCATCTTTCTTGCAGACACATAACGACGCACATGTTGTTATTGACCTCTCTGCAGCCGCTAAGTTGACACGTATTCAGCATCCTTGGCTTGTTGCTTCATGCAAATGGACAGATAAGTTAGTACGCTCTGCACTTGTTTGGCTTTGCCAGATTACAGGTAAGCCACTTCTCAAGTTGACCAACAAGGACTATAATGAGAATGGCCTTAGCGAACTCCTTGCGCTCTATGGTTCTGCATACAATGCAAATATCAAAATCTTCAATGATCTCCAGCATACAATTACAGGTTGGCCAGGTGGTAAACCAGATGCTGACGACACCTATCGCCCAGAACGTGCTAAACCATTCCCTAAGAGAGTGATTGTATTCTCTCCACACCCTGACGATGATGTTATCTCAATGGGTGGTACCCTCCGTCGTTTGGTACAGCAGGGACATGACGTTCACGTAGCTTACGAGACATCTGGTAACATCGCTGTAGGTGATGAGGAAGTTGTACGTTTCATGCACTTCATCAATGGCTTCAATCAACTCTTTGCTAATGAGCAAGATGAGGTTATTAAGTCTAAGTACAAAGAGATTAAGGAATTCTTGAAGAATAAGAAAGAAGGTGACATCGATTCACAGGATATCCGTACCATTAAGGGACTTATCCGTCGTGGCGAGGCACGTACTGCTTCAACCTTCAATCAGATTCCTCTCGACCATGTTCACTTCCTCGACCTTCCTTTCTATGAGTCTGGTAAGATTGAGAAACTTCCAATGGGCGAAGCTGATGTGAACATTGTAAGAGAACTCATCACTAAGGTAAAACCTCATCAGATTTATGTAGCTGGCGACTTGGCTGACCCACATGGTACTCACCGTAAGTGTACAGATGCTGTTCTTGCTGCTGTTGACCTTGAGAAGGAAGCTAAGGCGGAGTGGTTGAAGGATTGTCGTGTGTGGATGTATCGTGGTGCATGGGCAGAATGGGAAATTGAGAACATCGAAATGTGTGTTCCTATCAGTCCTGAAGAGCTACGTGCAAAGCGTAACTCTATCCTCAAACACCAGAGTCAGATGGAAAGTGCTCCATTCCTTGGTAATGACGAGCGTCTCTTCTGGCAGCGTTCAGAAGACCGCAATCGTGGTACAGCTAAACTCTATGATGACTTAGGCTTAGCTTGCTATGAGGCTATGGAAGCATTTGTTGAATACAAGTTTTAG
- a CDS encoding sialidase family protein has protein sequence MYKKILLTVSLCASLLQVGAVGTEKSNNIKNDDGFTTIVFDRANSPVPYRIPAITETRKGTLLAACDFRLSHTDVGWNNRNGLWQINIVMKTSKDFGKTWSDTVCVARGNEHAADPIRTAFGDPSIIADRTSDNVLLHCVAGKSAYQTATRQNPQHAYFFHSTDGGKTWDNGTDLTEMIHGLYDGKLPNGGNPDGIFLTSGKIMQSRYIRNGKFYRLYIAHPIRQKGVDRCGTFVIYSDDFGHTWHVLGTPSKAPSIAQDESKVEEMPDGSVLLSCRDVYGGRRFNIYTYKDAAKATGSWGEEVMPQNMTGKQVNACNGGILIVPAKRVADGKKLFVALQSVPLSARRDSVGFFYKELAAYADYSTAKALGSNWKKGLRVTDESSCYSTMVLMKNQRIGFLYEVRGQNDGYDIEFKSLSLKAITNGEYDILPYVDRSKYVIDAAKAHQTKAPLAVKKKQVKRKK, from the coding sequence ATGTATAAGAAGATCTTATTAACTGTTTCCCTCTGCGCCTCACTCTTACAGGTAGGTGCAGTAGGAACAGAGAAGAGCAACAATATCAAGAACGATGATGGTTTTACCACCATCGTTTTTGATAGGGCAAACAGCCCAGTTCCTTATCGTATCCCAGCAATTACTGAGACACGTAAGGGAACATTGTTAGCTGCTTGCGACTTCCGCCTTAGTCATACTGACGTGGGATGGAACAATAGAAATGGTTTGTGGCAGATAAACATTGTCATGAAGACGAGTAAGGACTTTGGTAAGACTTGGTCTGACACTGTTTGCGTGGCACGCGGTAATGAGCATGCAGCAGACCCAATCCGCACCGCCTTCGGTGACCCAAGTATCATTGCTGACCGCACATCAGACAATGTGTTACTTCATTGTGTGGCGGGTAAGAGTGCCTACCAAACAGCAACCCGTCAGAACCCACAGCATGCTTACTTCTTCCACAGTACTGATGGTGGTAAGACATGGGACAATGGAACAGATCTTACCGAGATGATTCACGGTCTATACGATGGAAAACTACCTAATGGTGGCAACCCAGATGGTATCTTCCTCACATCAGGTAAGATTATGCAGAGCCGTTACATCCGTAATGGCAAGTTCTATCGCCTTTACATCGCACATCCTATCCGTCAGAAAGGTGTTGACCGTTGCGGTACTTTCGTTATCTATTCTGATGACTTCGGTCACACATGGCACGTCTTAGGTACTCCTTCAAAGGCTCCTTCTATTGCACAGGATGAGTCAAAGGTTGAGGAGATGCCAGATGGTAGTGTATTACTTAGCTGCCGTGACGTTTACGGAGGCAGACGCTTCAACATCTATACTTACAAAGATGCAGCGAAGGCTACAGGTAGCTGGGGCGAAGAGGTTATGCCACAGAATATGACTGGCAAGCAGGTAAATGCCTGCAATGGTGGTATTCTGATTGTTCCTGCAAAGCGAGTTGCTGACGGCAAGAAGCTTTTTGTAGCCCTTCAGTCAGTTCCACTCAGCGCACGTCGTGACAGTGTAGGTTTCTTCTATAAGGAGTTGGCAGCTTACGCTGACTATTCTACAGCAAAAGCATTGGGTAGCAACTGGAAGAAAGGTTTGCGCGTAACAGACGAATCTTCATGCTACTCGACAATGGTACTTATGAAAAATCAGCGCATCGGCTTCCTGTATGAGGTACGCGGACAGAATGACGGCTATGACATTGAGTTCAAGAGTCTGTCATTGAAGGCGATTACTAATGGAGAATATGACATTCTTCCTTACGTTGATCGTTCTAAGTACGTGATTGATGCAGCTAAGGCACATCAGACCAAAGCACCACTTGCTGTAAAAAAAAAGCAAGTGAAAAGAAAGAAATAA